The Corynebacterium callunae DSM 20147 genomic sequence TACTGATTCCGATGCGTGGCCCGCAGACCCATTCCGGTTCCTGGGATCTTTCCTTAATAAAAAATGACGGACCAAAAACTGAGGCATGGTTGTCACTGATATCTAAGCCCAATGTCTGACCCAAATTTCCAGGTCCTTGTGCCAGACGCGCAAAAGGGATGTGGGAACCACGCCGAGACTGCGCGGTAGCTAAGCCATCAACAACCTCACCTGCTCTTAACAGCACCCCTTGGCCAATTCCTGCAGGTCCACACACAATATTTCCGGCACGGTGGATTCCATAGGAGATATAGACATACATGTGTCCACCCGGCCCAAACATAGCTGCATTGCGGGGAGTTTGACCGCGAAAGGTATGGGCAGCGGCATCTTCCGCGCCCAAATAAGCCTCTACCTCGGTTAGTCGCACACTGACTCCAGCGTGGCTTAAAGTGCATCCCAAAAGTTGCGGGGCAACAATATCTGCTGCTTGGAGGAAGTCTATAGGCATGGGTTAATTCTAGGCGGGTTCGGAAATGGGGATTCTAGAAGGCGCGGGCAGTCAAGAAAAGCGAATGTTCCAGGGTGGAAGGAATTCAGCGTTATTCCTTGCTGCCATTTAGTCGGTCGCCTTAGGCTAAAGCCTTCATAAATTAATTAGCCATCTTGAACAGACTCGGAGACACCCATGACGCTTTCAGTTGCTTCGGTAATTAGCTCACGTCGCGCGACCCGAAAATATACCGATGACATTCCAAGTGAAGAGTTAATTGATCGGATTGTGGAGCTTGCCCTGGAAGCCCCCTCGGCATTTAACGTGCAGCAACGTGATCTTGTGGTGGTAACTGATCCTGAAATTAAGCAAGCACTTTTTGCAGCCTCGCACCAAAAGCAATTCTTGGCAGCACCGGTAGTTTTTATTACGGTTGCTCGTATAGAAAATGAACCATCAGATTTGGCAGAGCTCTTAGGGGATGAAAGAGCCTCACGAGTTCAAGGATTTTTGCAGCACCGCTCGCCAGAAGTTGCCCGCGAAGCTGCCATTAAAGATGCAGCGTTATTGGCTGGATTTTTACTTATTGCAGCTCAAGCTGAGGGTTTAGCTACCAGTCCAACCACCGGCTGGAATGAGGAAAAAGTAAAAGCAGCAATTGGAATTGGTGGCCGCGAAGATCGCGCAATCGCCTTGGTTATCGCAGCGGGTTTCCCAGCAGAGCATCCTGAACACCCCGGTCGTGCTGCATCGCGACGCATCAACAATAGTTACGCTTTATAAGATTCCTCAGAGATAAGCGCAGCTTCCAGCTGGGCTCTAATAAAACGTCGCGCAGCACGGGCATCGGTGCTTAAAGTCCCAAGGTTGAGGAAAGCATGGAGTTGTCCCATGAACTCAGCAAGGGTGACCGAGT encodes the following:
- a CDS encoding DNA-3-methyladenine glycosylase — translated: MPIDFLQAADIVAPQLLGCTLSHAGVSVRLTEVEAYLGAEDAAAHTFRGQTPRNAAMFGPGGHMYVYISYGIHRAGNIVCGPAGIGQGVLLRAGEVVDGLATAQSRRGSHIPFARLAQGPGNLGQTLGLDISDNHASVFGPSFFIKERSQEPEWVCGPRIGISKNAEAPLRFWIPRDPTVSGKRGYPKM
- a CDS encoding nitroreductase family protein, coding for MTLSVASVISSRRATRKYTDDIPSEELIDRIVELALEAPSAFNVQQRDLVVVTDPEIKQALFAASHQKQFLAAPVVFITVARIENEPSDLAELLGDERASRVQGFLQHRSPEVAREAAIKDAALLAGFLLIAAQAEGLATSPTTGWNEEKVKAAIGIGGREDRAIALVIAAGFPAEHPEHPGRAASRRINNSYAL